The Medicago truncatula cultivar Jemalong A17 chromosome 4, MtrunA17r5.0-ANR, whole genome shotgun sequence genome includes a region encoding these proteins:
- the LOC11442833 gene encoding scarecrow-like protein 23, whose protein sequence is MLQSLVPRPPLSSKPNMNTKRAQREHDDDDTNVHEPSFKRPNYSSEKAVAEHDARDDEQQQILEHETETETEGEESTGLKLLGLLLQCAECVAMDNLDFANDLLPEITELSSPFGTSPERVGAYFAQALQARVVSSCLGSYSPLTAKSVTLNQSQRIFNAFQSYNSVSPLVKFSHFTANQAIFQALDGEDRVHIIDLDIMQGLQWPGLFHILASRSKKIRSVRITGFGSSSELLESTGRRLADFASSLGLPFEFHPVEGKIGSVTEPGQLGVRPNEAIVVHWMHHCLYDITGSDLGTLRLLTQLRPKLITTVEQDLSHAGSFLARFVEALHYYSALFDALGDGLGVDSVERHMVEQQLLGCEIRNIIAVGGPKRTGEVKVERWGDELKRAGFRPVSLRGNPASQASLLLGMFPWRGYTLVEENGSLKLGWKDLSLLIASAWQPSDLIAYVD, encoded by the coding sequence ATGCTTCAAAGCTTGGTCCCTCGTCCCCCTCTCTCTTCCAAACCTAATATGAACACCAAACGCGCTCAACGCGAACACGACGACGACGACACCAACGTTCATGAACCATCTTTCAAAAGACCTAACTACTCCAGCGAGAAAGCCGTGGCGGAACACGACGCACGCGACGACgaacaacaacaaatcttaGAACATGAAACGGAAACCGAAACCGAAGGAGAAGAATCTACAGGTCTCAAACTTCTAGGGCTTTTGCTTCAATGTGCTGAGTGTGTTGCCATGGATAACCTCGACTTCGCCAACGACCTTTTACCGGAGATAACTGAACTCTCTTCACCGTTCGGTACTTCACCGGAGCGAGTAGGTGCGTATTTTGCACAAGCGTTACAAGCGCGTGTGGTGAGTTCTTGTCTTGGAAGCTACTCGCCGTTAACTGCTAAATCGGTAACGCTAAATCAGTCTCAGAGAATCTTCAACGCGTTTCAATCCTACAACTCAGTTTCACCGTTGGTGAAATTCTCACACTTCACTGCCAATCAGGCAATTTTTCAGGCTTTGGACGGTGAAGATCGTGTCCACATCATTGATCTTGATATCATGCAAGGACTTCAATGGCCAGGATTGTTCCACATCCTCGCTTCACGGTCGAAGAAGATCCGTTCGGTGAGAATTACCGGTTTTGGATCTTCTTCGGAGTTGTTAGAATCAACCGGAAGAAGACTCGCTGATTTCGCGAGTTCGCTCGGGCTACCGTTCGAGTTTCATCCGGTTGAGGGTAAAATCGGAAGTGTAACTGAACCGGGTCAACTCGGTGTTAGACCGAACGAAGCGATTGTGGTTCATTGGATGCATCATTGTTTGTATGATATAACAGGAAGCGATTTAGGAACGTTGAGATTGCTGACTCAGCTGAGGCCAAAACTGATCACAACCGTTGAACAGGATCTTAGCCATGCTGGTAGCTTCTTAGCGAGGTTTGTGGAGGCTTTGCATTATTACAGCGCGTTGTTCGACGCTCTAGGGGATGGTTTGGGTGTGGATAGTGTTGAGAGGCATATGGTGGAGCAGCAGCTGTTGGGGTGTGAGATAAGGAACATTATCGCTGTGGGTGGACCTAAGAGGACTGGTGAAGTGAAAGTTGAGAGGTGGGGGGATGAGTTGAAACGGGCCGGATTTCGACCCGTTTCATTAAGGGGTAACCCGGCTTCTCAGGCGAGTTTGTTGTTGGGGATGTTTCCTTGGAGAGGGTATACTTTGGTGGAAGAGAATGGTTCTCTCAAGCTTGGTTGGAAGGATCTCTCTTTATTGATTGCGTCTGCTTGGCAACCGTCTGATTTGATTGCTTATGTTGATTGA
- the LOC11439696 gene encoding NAC domain-containing protein 6, translating into MASMEDINMCTEQITLPGFRFHPTEEELLDFYLKNMVVGKKLRYDVIGFLNIYHHDPCDLPGLSKVGEREWYFFVPRDKKHGSGGRPNRTTEKGFWKATGSDRKIVTLSDPKRIIGLRKTLVFYEGRAPRGTKTDWVMNEYRLPDNSPLPKDIVLCKIYRKATSLKVLEQRAAEEEEMKQMVGSPTSSPPSSTDTISFNYTQQDQNMSMPLLFQQVIPKKESEHEIIKTEDMVSLSSHEKIVKDNKKPCGTSLQLPLGKDNVPELQLPIAADWTQDTFWAQFNSPWQHNWSAYTNILNF; encoded by the exons ATGGCATCAATGGAAGACATCAACATGTGTACTGAGCAAATTACACTTCCAGGATTCAGATTTCACCCCACAGAAGAAGAACTCCTTGATTTCTATCTTAAGAATATGGTTGTTGGCAAAAAACTTCGTTATGATGTCATTGGTTTTCTCAATATCTATCACCATGATCCTTGTGACTTGCCAG GTTTGTCAAAGGTTGGGGAAAGAGAATGGTATTTTTTCGTGCCAAGGGACAAAAAACATGGTAGTGGAGGAAGGCCTAACCGCACAACTGAAAAAGGTTTCTGGAAAGCCACCGGTTCGGACCGGAAAATCGTGACGTTATCGGATCCGAAACGCATAATTGGGTTGAGGAAGACGTTGGTTTTCTATGAGGGAAGAGCTCCAAGAGGAACCAAGACTGATTGGGTTATGAATGAATACCGTTTACCTGACAATAGCCCCTTGCCTAAG GACATAGTATTATGCAAGATATATAGAAAGGCAACTTCCTTGAAAGTGCTTGAGCAAAGAGcagcagaagaagaagagatgAAACAAATGGTGGGTTCCCCTACATCTTCCCCACCTTCCTCTACAGACACAATCTCCTTCAACTACACACAACAAGACCAAAACATGTCCATGCCCTTATTATTTCAACAAGTCATTCCTAAGAAAGAATCTGAACATGAAATAATTAAAACTGAAGATATGGTTTCTTTGTCAAGTCATGAAAAAATTGTGAAAGATAACAAAAAACCTTGTGGAACATCTTTGCAATTGCCCTTAGGGAAGGACAATGTACCTGAGCTTCAGTTACCTATAGCTGCTGATTGGACCCAAGATACATTTTGGGCTCAGTTTAATAGTCCTTGGCAACATAACTGGAGTGCTTACACCAATATCctgaatttttaa